The genomic segment TCTGCAAActccttagatgctgtggtcagcaTTGACCTTCGGTTCACCCACCGGCATCAGAGTACAGGcgaatacagcaggggcctggctgtcagtaacagacgggcccctgccgctgatcgggcgcgcAAAGCTCCTGTTCTGCCCAGTCAGAGCCCCATACATGTACATGAGGAGGCAGCAACagaccacaccccccccccccccacgtacaAGTATGAGACaatgcgggaaggggttaaaggtaaaGTATAGAAAATTTTGACAATCCagttattaaagggagtctgtctccAAAATTGGACGTTACACACTTACATGTAAACTGCGCAAGGGCGGGATTCTGGACAGTACTGGGAATGACGCAACAGACTTACAGGGCAAGACAAGCAAGAGGCTGAGGAGGAGTAATGTGAAAAaaaggcagagcggcctgggcacctacaccatgaaccccgcccctgggcacctacaccatgaaccccgcccctgggcacctacaccatgaaccccgcccctgggcacctacaccatgaaccccgcccctgggcacctacaccatGAACCCCGCCCCTGGGCTCCTACACCATGAACCCCGCCCCTGGGCTCCTACACCATGAACCCTGCCCCTGGGCTCTTGCGAGcccaatttgcatatggattaaacagCGTTTTTTCCAGCTGCTGAAAGTCACaacaaaagaacaaaggtaccattggAATCACGGGTAGTTGTGCTAGAGCCATGTAAGCAGTGCGTAACGTCcaattttggtgacagactccctttaattcggAGGGCTGAAAAATTCAGTCACAAATAAATTCTCTGCTCGTGGGAGATCAGTCTGGATCTGCACTCATGTCGACATCTTAAGTGATCGTAGTCATAGAAGATAATAGCTGGTAGTAAAGCCATCGTGGATTGTAAGGGGGGAATGGTACATAGCACAAGGTATGACAATATCCAATAAAAAAAGGTGGGTTCAAAGTATTTACATGTGGACAGATGATTAAACTCTCGCTGTGGTACCTGATTTTGGGGCGTTGTAGCAGCATTCCCCGTTGAAGGCCTGACTTTAGAGGTCTTGGTTAATGCTTTTTTCTGCTGTAGAGCCATGGTGTACTTGCTGACGGCATTTCTGTACTCCTTGTCATGGAAGAGCGAGTCTGCGTGGTATACTAATAGCTGGTACTTTTGGGATGATGAAAACATTTCCCTAGATGAAAGCAAGAAAATCCACATCTGAGAAATAACATTACAGAAATCTCCTGCTTTCCCCCACATCCTAAAGGATAGCAAATTTAGTTTCCAAATCCTGTGGATGGGGGAAAGGTTGTCTTTATGGGACAATCCCTGAGAACAgatgttcacatcatgtttttttgtcccacatttatgtatacattaaagtggttttctgggatcTTCAGGACAGgtcctcaatatctgattggtggtgtcCAACTACAGGCACCGATCAGCCATTAGAAGAGACCACGGTGCTCTGGTGAGGGTTGCAgtctcttcctagaccagtgatgtcacgttcatcggtcacgtggcctaggcgcagcggaGTCTCACTCAAGTGAATAGGCCTAGGCTGCAATAATCAACCACAGGGCCAGGAGTGGGCTGGCCAGAGACCCTACAAGGAGATTTTCCGGTGAgctaatgcccagggggccacctgagctcTCCTCATGGTCCCTGACTAGGTACATAAtggtctgatgctctcagcattaatgtaCATAGTCAGGTCGATAAATATTGGGacgtcgacacaattctaacatttttggctctatacaccagcacaatggatttgaaatgaaactaccaagatgtgctttaactgcagactgtcagctttaatttgagggtatttacatccaaatcaggtgaacggtgtaggaattacaacagtttgcatatgtgcctcccacttggtaagggaccaaaagtaatgggacaattggcttctcagctgttccatggccaggtgtgtgttattccctcattatcccaattacaataagcagataaaggtccagagttaatttcaagtgtactatttgcatttggaatctgttgctttcaactatcaagatgagatccaaagagctgtcactatcagtgaagcaagccatcattaggcggaaaaaaacaaaacaaacccatcagagagatagcaaaaacattaggtgtggccaaaacaactgtttggaacattcttaaaaagaaggaatgcaccggtgagctcagcaacaccaaaagacccggaagaccacggaaaacaactgtggtggatgactgaagaattctttccctggtgaagaaaacacccttcccaacagttggccagatcaagaacactctctaggaggtaggtgtatgtgtgtcaaagtcaacaatcaagagaagacttcaccagagtgaatacagagggttcaccacaagatgtaaaccattggtgagcctcaaaaacaggaaggccagattagagtttgccaaacgacataaaaaaagccttcacagttctggaacaacatcctatggacagatgagaccaagatcaacttgtaccagagtgatgggaagagaacagtatgtagaaggaaaggaactgctcatgatcctaagcataccacctcatcagtgaagcatagtggtggtagtgtcatggcgtgggcatgtatggctgccaatggaactggttctcttgtatttattgatgatgtgactgctgacaaaagcagcaggatgaattctgaagtgtttcgggcaatattatcggcTCTTATTCagacaaatgcttcagaactcattggacggcgcttcacagtgcagatggacaatgacccaaagcatactgcaaaagtaaccaaaagagtttttaagggaaagaagtggaatgttatgcaatggccaagtcgatcacctgacctgaatccgattgagcatgcatttcacttgctgaagacaaaactgaagggaaaatgccccaagaacaagcaggaactgaagacagttgcagtagagacctggcagagcatcaccagggatgaaagccagtgtctggtgatgtatatgcattccagacttcaggcactaattgactgcaaaggatttgcaaccaagtattaaaaagtgaaagtttgatttataattatttttctgtcccattacttttggtcccttaacaagtgggaggcacatatgcaaactgttgtaattcctacaccgttcacctgatttggatgtaaataccccgaaattaaagctgacagtctgcaggtaaagcacatcttgttcgtttcatttcaaatccattgtggtggtgtatagagccaaaaatgttagaattgtgttgatgtcccaatatttatggacctgactgtatgcactGCCACAggggccctcctgaattcaactgtattactgtcTTCCCTATGATGATAGGGCGGTATttaatgctgcactgtggtatctggttttgctgaggcggtattttgtgctgccctatagTATTGCTGCTCCTGTCTACTTCTGTCATCTCTTCCTACTTGTGTTATCCCAGCTTATGTCAGTTTGCACCCGCCTACAATATTGGGCCACTGTAAAGTCTATGtagacctttgggggcatttttttttttattttgagctaaaaatcattttttttcaattggaccCCTGTTTTCTGTACAGAGCGGAGGTGCCGTAGAGGCAGCCTGTGGATTTCCTGTCTTTCCCGTCATCTAGGGAGCTGACGGACTCTATATCTCCGCTCCCTgagattataaacactcattacagcTCAATGCTTGGTATGCTGCGAGGATGTCAGAGCGAGCAATGTGTCCTCTTTAAAAAGGTGATTGGCGGACTCCAtcgatactgatgtcctatcctgaagataggtcatcaatataggagaaAACTTTTTCTGTGGAAGTCCTGTATCTCCTTCCCGGATCCCTGATCACCCTCAGGATCAAAATGTCCTTATTATCAATATTGGAGATGATTCTCCCACCGATAGGTCCTCAGTGCTCCCCCACCAGTCCTCCAAATGTACTAGAGCTCCAAGGTCTATGTACTGAATGAATCAATATAGGAGgcctggaaatcccctttaaattaATTTCTCAGATGGATACCATACCGTACCATTGGTAAAAATATTGTATCTGTACCGGATATGTTTTTTGCTGGATGTGTAGTGCATCCTTTTTCCCCCAACCCATATGTTAAAGGTGGTCGAAGAAGGCGATCACCGCTTTCTCAGGTCTATGAAGCTGACAGCCCCGTCCACCGCTGCTCTAGGCCGGCCATGCTGtgtcctgattggttgctatgggatacGGCACAGTTGCATACGGTAAGTGAGAACCCCCTCCCCACTATACATGTGTCACCAGGTGTATACGGATGTAATACGCTGATGACACGGCGCTCGATCAGTGTCACTCACGGGTTGTTGTTGCTCATGGTCAGCAGGAGACTGCTCAGTAAGCGCACGTTAGAGTGCAGCCCGGCCGCAGCCATGTCTCGTACATGATCTATCACACTCATTCCGGTCAGAGCTCCGGCAGCCTTCAGTGCTCTGTACACTACGACAGCTCCACCCAGATGCGCTGCTCGCGTTAAATGATGGCGCTCGCCGACGACTTaacttgggaaaaaaaaaaaaaaaggcgtccAAGCTGCGCCTGCTGGCTTTCAACTCGGGCGGTGACCATGTATTCACACGTGTATCCTGCCCTGTTTATAACTCTGCACTGCGCACTACGAAACGTTACTGGTTGTTATCTGCAAGCATGACTTCTCTCTGTTAAACCGCACAGGCACCGTGGTCAGCTGTTTTCTCCAAAATGGCGGTTCTGGCTTCAGTCGTGCGTTCCAAGGCAGAGGCGGGGCTTATGCGTTCCGGAGAGAGGACTGAACTCTATAAGGGCGGAAGTGGTGCAAGGCAAGGGGTGAGAAGGGGGAATTGTGGTGACAGGTTGGCGGAGGAGAGCAGGGAGCGGTGCCGTGTGGTTTCAAGATGTCAGAACAGTCTGTCCTTCTGCTCAGGAAGCAGCTCGCAGGTAATGTCCGCCGGGCGCTCGCTGCTGGCTACTGGCTTGTCTTTGTCTCTCTGCTTCACTATTGTTTGGAGAGTGCTGGTCGTGTGGAAAGTTCGGGGTTCTGTAGCTTCCGGCCGGCCACGAGGCTGCCAGCCCCTCAGGACAGGCACACTGCTGTGGAAGGACAGGAGGCCTGGCCGCTGCCGTCCCCTCAGCGTGGTTATAGCGCCACCTCAGAGAGGCGCTGGTCCTGGGTATAGCAGCCAGTGTCCTGACTAGAGCTGTGTGGTAATGACCctggcctgtgtgtgtgtgtgtgtgtgtgtatgtatgtactgaACCTATCCTTTTCTGTCTGTTCTATGACTGTCACCAACACCACCTGATGGGCCCCACGGCTTATAATGGGTTTGCCAGGACTCTTATAAGAAGATGGaaactccagcagaaatgtgtgcTGGTGGCTTCAGatctaggcctagttcacacctcAGTGATTTCTGTCAGATGGTGAACCAGAAgtggagcctacacagagatcaggTGAAAGGGAAGggtttcctcctgttctgtgttttactTGCGCCTTGGTTTGGCTCGCAATAACTGATGACTATCACTGAAGTGTACAGGCACAGGCGGCCTATGCTACTGTCATGTGAATGACCCTTACCGCTATCTTCCCCAATGCTGTTGCTAAAGGGTTTTTTCTaaaggtggggccagcaatacttTAGTGCACCTTTCATTCATTTCtctgctccgttctcattgtaggtgcgggtcccagaggtgggacccacacaatcagacaatgggggcatatcctagcgatatgcccccattgtctgagatggcaaaactcctttaatgctgagcatcagatctttatgtacttgGCTGGCGGCCAAGAGGAGGGGTTGGATGGCCCCCAGGGTATTGGCCCACCAAGAGATTTCCCTGTATGGTCTATGGCCTGTCCGCCTCTGCcggttggtgggggtctgactcccagaacACGAGTCAGGCAGCTGCAGGAACTAACACAGGGATTCCAGGCCGTCCAATAAACAGGAGGCGCTGTGGAGaccggtagagatgagcgaatttccggttaTGACATTCATTTGCgatttgtttactggtaaaaggtgaattgcgtaagGGATTCCGTTattacggaccataacgcaattctatggtggaatgcataacggaatgcctttagtgaccttccgttatttattccgtcataatagaagtcctcTCCTGCACAACGGGTCCATTTTGCAGCCCGTAGACTTctgttatgacggaatgaataactgacTGTCTCTAAagccattccatcatagaattacgttatggtccgtggtaacagaatccataaacgcaattcaccttttaccagtaaatgaatcgtgaacgaatttcaaaatgtgaaatttgctcatctctagagacTGGCATAAGATTGTTGGTAGAGAATTTTGCTATGCCACAGTCACGTTTTACTGGTTTAGTAAGACTGGTTTTGTGTCACAGCacttttctgttcagtttttttttttaataattttttatttttttttaataggacaTGAAACATcttacaaatgtaaaaaaaaagtaaatcaaAAACACTTGTAAAATGTGAAGGGTTTTCTgaggttcactggagcccaggaaTAACATGacattaacatttttattttttttatcgctCCTACcgagctggtactgtattacactgactTTCTGCACAAAATTCCTTGCATAATATAAATCATGTagatgtagccttaaaggggttattccatgaataatgtaaaaaatgaaaatcagacatcatatagtacatgacaactcctttctaacaaagctagaaccagccctgtacctcacatggatccacagatctccccattcattgctctgctagatttatatcaagctgacagctcaaggggagtgtcctttctgctgcagctaaggggcgtgtctcagctctacctatcacagctcaggagtctgttgaaggatgaaactgagcatgtgcggccttctcagtgagcaggacaaacagcagggggcgctatacagatacattttattaaatatctcagtggctatgcaaatttttaattaaatgcaattacaaaagaattctggTCCAGGTGCTGGcttaaactgtagaatatttttcgtgggacaacccctttaagctaacaTAACTCTTACGGTTAACTTTTCAGAACTGAACAAGAACCCTGTTGAGGGATTTTCTGCTGGACTGATAGACGACAATGATATCTACAAATGGGAGGTGCTACTTATTGGACCACAGGATACTTTATTGTGAGTGCCTGGTTCTATGTGACTTGCTTACACAAGTctgtatgttaaaaaaaaaaaattagatgtagttttaaaaatgtaaaaaaatatatgttgcaTAGACACATCTCTTAATGTCTGTATTGCATAGCCATACTTTTAATACACTGAGCCTCCAAGTTCACTGCCTGGGTTCCTCGCTGCTCTCTGGTCCCACTTTATGTTCTGAAAATGTCTGCCCAGACCACAGCAGTGACTGCCTCTGTGTCAAGAGGGACCAAGAAGCTGAGAGCAGCAGGAATTCAGTGcgtgagtttttatttttattagctggacagcccctttatttAGAAGAGTTGAAGATTAATATTTGGGACCTTGAAAATGTTATGTAGATGTACTGCATAAAAGGATGTCTTCTGAAGACCACTCCTACCCGTAGACCTCAGAGGGGAGCCACAGCAAAGAGCTGCAAACCAGTTATACTGGAGCACCAGCTGTGTTGTGGTGTCAGGAGCAGATTGCTGGGGCAGCTCTTTACAGTGAATGGGTTCCCTATGGTGAGGCAGCCCCTCTAGCTTTGATATATCATGATGTATTTGATATGCCCACGTGTGTATTTCTTTTAAACTTTccatgtatttttcttttaagTGAGGGCGGATTCTTCAAAGTGCACCTTACCTTCCCAGTTGACTATCCTCTGAGGCCTCCCAAAATGAAGTTTATTACTGAAATCTGGCATCCTAATGGTAGGTGAATCTGTattgtcagtgtggtttaatctgCTCCCTATGATCAGCCACTCAAGGTTAGATTTAGGGGCCTTGCACAGATGCATTTGACTCTGGCAaaccttttttttaccactaaaacGACTattttttttggcttttttttttttaaatgtatcttAATAAATTAAAGTCTCTGGCAGTCTGTGCACCAAAAGCTCAAGTTTCTGGTATATGTTGTAGTGAATCTGGTGGGCTGCACAAAGTccacccttttttttattttattatatagtaTACTAGCAGTAGACTTGTATTTTACCGTGTTTCAGCACCTTCTCCATCCCCTTTATCTACAGTTGCAAAGAACGGTGATGTTTGTATATCCATTCTACACGAGCCCGGTGAAGATAAATTTGGCTATGAGAAGCCTGAGGAACGCTGGTTACCCATTCACACCGTGGAGACCATAATGATCAGTGTTATTTCTATGCTTGCTGACCCAAACAGTGACTCTCCAGCCAATGTAGACGCTGCAGTGAGTACCACTCCTAACCCTGGTCTGCAGTCCTCCATAGTGTCATGTCATACTCTCCAGTTAGATGTGGGATCAGTCATCCCTCCCTCGCGATCCAACAGCTGGATCAAAAATTTAGCAGTAAGATGAAGGGAAATTGCAGCCTGCTCAGCTGGATGCCATATATTGATTGTATTCCCCTCTGGAAACACTCAATACTACACAATACTGACCAGTTTTGTGCTGTCTGCTATATTGTGATGTCGGGGTTCAGGAGCTCAAAGGTTTGAAGTTGTTGTTTAATATGGCGGTAGACTTAAGATGGCTGCCGGCTGATGGCTTGACTAATAGTGATTAATCTTAAAAACTTTTATCAATTAAGTAGCAAAACTTCCTTCATTTTGCTTTCCAGTGGCTGGCAGGTGGTGGCACACCTCCGCTTGTCACTGCCAGTACTCACCTGGCCAAGATCTATATCATTCGCTATAACTAGCACTGTAAActggacattaaaggggttctccagtctttaaagggattctgtcaccaagttttgggctatagagctgtgcacatgcacggctagatcgccgctagcatgtccgcaatatacctgtcctatagggctgtgtgcttttatcttctttaaaaaaggattttagagatatgtaaattagtcttgtatgtgtccaaggggctgtacgaaccttcctggagcccagccacgcccgcctgtgaaggagcccagcaccgcctatgtcctccgaatctcctcctttcatcaacgatagattgccgtaatctcgcgatgcgcagtgtcggtatagtgttccttccctgtgctggcatcggcctcagggaaagaactgcgcatacgCGAtctcgcgcatcacgagattacagcaatctatagttgatgaaaggaggagattcggaggacataggcggtgctgggctccttcacaggcgggtgtggctgggctccaggaaggttcgtacagccccttggacacatacaagactaatttacatatctctaaaatccttttttaaagataaaaccacacagccctataggacaggtatattgcggcgatctagccgtgcatgtccgcagctctatagcccaaaacttagtgacagaatccctttaactattgatgacctatcctcaggatagttaaaTTGGCagtggtccaacacctggcacccccgctgatcagctgtatgaagagatgcCGTGCACacatgccatctcccgtctcttcctcctcatcgctgtggtctatggcaaagaccatagactGCAGCAGTGGACAAGAAAGATGGCACAGGCCTTTTTCTCATACAGctaattggcgggggtgccaggtgtctgcCCACTGCCAATCTgataactatcctgaggataggtcatcaatggtaaaagcccagacaaccccttaaagatgCCCTGTGGTGGTGTGctgtagtgtttttttgtttttttttcctcctagTTTCTTTAGTTCTGTGT from the Bufo bufo chromosome 2, aBufBuf1.1, whole genome shotgun sequence genome contains:
- the LOC120988555 gene encoding ubiquitin-conjugating enzyme E2 G1-like, which produces MSEQSVLLLRKQLAELNKNPVEGFSAGLIDDNDIYKWEVLLIGPQDTLFEGGFFKVHLTFPVDYPLRPPKMKFITEIWHPNVAKNGDVCISILHEPGEDKFGYEKPEERWLPIHTVETIMISVISMLADPNSDSPANVDAAKEWREDPNGEFKRKVARCVRKSQEMAFE